Proteins co-encoded in one Setaria viridis chromosome 9, Setaria_viridis_v4.0, whole genome shotgun sequence genomic window:
- the LOC117835017 gene encoding glucan endo-1,3-beta-glucosidase 11 → MAALLHLLAALLLLLPSTPEATSSALLGISYGRVGNNLPPATSVPHILASLGVGRVRLYDADPATTRAFANTGVELVVGVPDECLATVSTPAGAASWVRSNIAPALPATKIAFLTVGNEVLTGANSSSLTRYLLPAMQCLHDALAQAGLDKQIAVTTAHNLGVLATSYPPSSAYFRKDLLPTLCPILDFHARAGSPFLVNAYPYFAYAEEPTGVDLEYALLEPGHAGVADPGSGLHYTNMLAAQVDAVYHAIAAANSAAARAVEVRVSETGWPSAGDANETGATPQNAARYNGNVMRLVAQGKGTPLRPATPMRVYMFALFNENMKPGPTSERNYGLFRPDGTPAYELSYRLPQDNTPSSSGGGGITGGGVYNAHGYGSDNGGYYSISAAGKATMGWWRWTQGAVAACVAVLVMAL, encoded by the exons ATGGCGGCGCTCCTCCATCTCCTGGCAGccctgctcctcctgctcccgTCCACCCCTGAGGCCACGTCCTCGGCGCTGCTGGGCATCAGCTACGGCCGCGTCGGCAACAAcctcccgccggccacctcggTGCCGCACATCCTCGCCTCCCTTGGCGTCGGCCGCGTCCGCCTCTACGATGCCGACCCTGCCACCACCCGCGCCTTCGCCAACACGGGCGTcgagctcgtcgtcggcgtcccGGACGAGTGCCTCGCGACGGTCTccacccccgccggcgccgcctcctggGTCCGCTCCAACATCGCCCCGGCGCTCCCGGCCACCAAGATCGCCTTCCTCACCGTCGGCAACGAGGTGCTCACCGGCGCCAACAGCTCCTCGCTGACCAGGTACCTCCTCCCGGCGATGCAGTGCCTCCACGACGCGCTCGCGCAGGCCGGCCTGGACAAGCAGATCGCCGTCACCACCGCGCACAACCTGGGCGTGCTGGCGACATCGTACCCGCCCTCGTCGGCCTACTTCCGCAAGGACCTCCTCCCGACGCTCTGCCCCATCCTCGACTTCCACGCACGCGCGGGCTCGCCGTTCCTCGTCAATGCCTACCCCTACTTCGCCTACGCCGAGGAGCCCACCGGCGTGGACCTAGAGTACGCGCTGCTGGAGCCCGGCCACGCCGGCGTCGCTGACCCGGGGTCCGGGCTGCACTACACCAACATGCTAGCCGCGCAGGTGGACGCCGTGTACCACGCCATCGCGGCAGCCAacagcgcggcggcgcgggcggtggAGGTGCGCGTGTCCGAGACCGGGTGGCCGTCGGCAGGCGACGCCAACGAGACCGGTGCCACGCCGCAGAACGCCGCGAGGTACAACGGCAACGTGATGCGGCTCGTGGCGCAGGGGAAGGGCACGCCActgcggccggcgacgccgatGCGCGTCTACATGTTCGCGCTCTTCAATGAGAACATGAAGCCCGGGCCCACCTCCGAGCGGAACTACGGACTCTTCAGGCCCGACGGCACGCCGGCGTACGAGCTTTCCTACCGCCTGCCGCAGGACaacaccccctcctcctccggtggtggtggcattACCGGCGGTGGCGTGTACAATGCCCACGGCTACGGATCGGACAACGGCGGGTACTACAGCATCTCGGCCGCCGGCAAGGCGACAATG GGTTGGTGGAGATGGACACAGGGAGCTGTGGCAGCATGTGTGGCTGTCCTGGTGATGGCATTGTGA